In a genomic window of Cytobacillus sp. FSL H8-0458:
- a CDS encoding (Fe-S)-binding protein, which yields MSVRELDLKQEPPCTSGLGNYLWSDPPDEKKWADCVHCGMCLESCPTYEQTGQEQHSPRGRVHLIKSVAEGKLQVNEQFMDPVFQCLDCRACTTACPADVDVGGLIEEARGQIRQAMPLTGVKGAISKFFLHDLFPHQNRLNTLGSLLRFYQKSGMQKAVRKTKLINVMPQHLVDMESIMPEVKEPVKKKYKDVKVIKATGETKQEVAMLTGCVMDVMFSDINESTISVLTRNGNDVVIPQKQTCCGALHVHAGDRDMGRKLAKQNMEAFKDFDKVIVNAAGCGCMMKEYAELFKEDPEMHAKAEEFSEKVEDISKFLHETGYEKPKAEMNTRITYHDACHLAHGQGIRQQPRDILLDIPGVDMVHMPNSDRCCGSAGIYNITNPEMANAVLESKMENVPDDVEMISMGNPGCMLQMAMGVQKYGRNQKIVHTVQLLDWAYQKEDRMREGEE from the coding sequence ATGAGCGTGCGGGAACTCGATTTAAAGCAAGAACCGCCATGTACTTCCGGATTGGGAAATTATTTATGGAGCGATCCGCCCGATGAAAAGAAATGGGCTGACTGTGTCCATTGCGGCATGTGTCTGGAATCCTGCCCGACATATGAACAGACAGGCCAGGAACAGCATTCTCCAAGGGGCCGGGTTCACTTAATCAAATCGGTGGCAGAAGGGAAGCTTCAAGTAAATGAGCAATTCATGGACCCGGTGTTTCAATGTCTGGATTGCCGCGCCTGTACAACTGCATGCCCGGCTGATGTCGATGTGGGCGGTTTGATTGAGGAAGCACGGGGCCAGATTCGTCAGGCAATGCCATTAACAGGTGTAAAAGGAGCCATAAGTAAATTTTTTCTTCATGATCTATTCCCGCACCAGAATCGCTTAAATACGCTCGGCAGCCTTCTGAGATTCTATCAAAAAAGCGGCATGCAAAAAGCTGTCCGGAAAACAAAATTAATCAATGTCATGCCGCAGCACCTCGTAGATATGGAATCCATTATGCCTGAAGTGAAAGAGCCTGTTAAAAAGAAATATAAAGACGTAAAAGTAATAAAAGCAACTGGGGAGACAAAGCAGGAAGTTGCCATGCTGACCGGCTGTGTAATGGATGTCATGTTCAGTGATATTAATGAATCCACCATCAGCGTACTGACCAGGAATGGAAATGATGTTGTCATTCCACAAAAGCAGACTTGCTGCGGAGCCCTGCATGTTCACGCGGGAGACCGTGATATGGGCAGAAAGCTGGCAAAGCAGAATATGGAGGCATTCAAGGACTTTGATAAAGTGATTGTTAATGCTGCCGGCTGCGGATGCATGATGAAGGAATACGCAGAATTATTTAAGGAAGACCCGGAAATGCATGCAAAAGCGGAAGAGTTTTCCGAAAAGGTAGAGGATATTTCAAAATTTCTTCATGAAACAGGCTATGAAAAGCCAAAGGCTGAGATGAACACTAGAATTACTTATCATGATGCCTGCCATTTAGCGCATGGACAGGGGATCCGTCAGCAGCCGCGCGATATTCTCCTTGATATTCCCGGTGTAGACATGGTTCATATGCCTAATTCAGACCGCTGCTGCGGAAGTGCAGGAATCTACAATATTACCAATCCTGAAATGGCCAATGCCGTCCTTGAAAGCAAAATGGAGAATGTTCCCGATGATGTTGAAATGATCTCTATGGGTAATCCCGGCTGTATGCTGCAGATGGCAATGGGAGTTCAAAAATACGGCAGAAACCAGAAAATCGTCCATACAGTCCAGCTTCTGGACTGGGCTTATCAAAAGGAAGACCGTATGCGGGAGGGAGAAGAGTGA
- a CDS encoding C40 family peptidase yields the protein MTLKKRLLVLNTTIILGLGSAFSIPGVNAESINKLENQKSQIQQQRSNLQATLAEADKELVSVLKEIAELNAKITKVEKAIEDNNKLIAETETNIASTKAEVDQLKAEMAIIQERIEKRSAILKQRAQSFQESGGTVAYLDVLLGASSFSDFVDRVGAVTTFVQADKQLLEEQEQDKKAFEEKKAAVEEELAGLTSMMTELKGMQATMEEQKQQNSSLIQQLKEKENSIAAKKAKLQSEDVKYASLIAQIEQSIEAQAAPAAQSVPSAQSVASAPSGSAAANTQKTAAQKTKGSSSSAPKPSVNGGSAISIVTTAGNKYIGNSVYVFGGGRNAYDIANGRFDCSGFVHWSFSQAGISVGASTDSLKFAGRQVSASEMRAGDLVFFDTYKRDGHVGIYLGGGKFIGSQSSTGVAIANMSSGYWKTTFNGRVVRVIE from the coding sequence ATGACTTTGAAAAAAAGGCTCCTCGTTTTAAATACGACAATTATTCTTGGGCTTGGAAGTGCTTTTTCAATACCGGGTGTAAATGCTGAATCAATTAATAAGCTCGAGAATCAAAAAAGCCAAATCCAGCAGCAGCGCTCTAATTTGCAGGCTACATTGGCTGAAGCTGATAAGGAACTGGTAAGTGTACTTAAAGAAATTGCAGAGTTAAATGCTAAAATTACTAAAGTTGAAAAAGCAATTGAAGATAATAATAAATTAATAGCAGAAACGGAAACTAATATTGCCAGCACAAAAGCCGAAGTAGATCAATTGAAGGCAGAAATGGCGATCATCCAGGAAAGAATTGAAAAGAGAAGTGCTATCCTGAAACAGCGTGCACAATCTTTTCAGGAAAGCGGCGGAACAGTTGCATACCTGGATGTTCTTCTTGGGGCTTCCAGTTTCAGTGATTTCGTTGACCGTGTCGGGGCAGTAACCACATTTGTGCAGGCGGACAAACAATTACTGGAAGAACAGGAACAGGATAAAAAAGCTTTTGAAGAAAAGAAGGCTGCAGTGGAAGAAGAGCTAGCAGGATTAACAAGCATGATGACTGAGTTAAAGGGCATGCAGGCTACTATGGAAGAGCAAAAACAGCAAAATAGCTCATTAATCCAGCAATTAAAAGAAAAGGAAAACTCTATTGCTGCTAAAAAGGCAAAGCTGCAGAGTGAAGATGTTAAATATGCATCATTGATTGCTCAAATCGAACAAAGCATTGAGGCCCAGGCAGCACCGGCAGCTCAGTCTGTACCGTCAGCCCAGTCAGTGGCTTCAGCACCATCAGGCTCGGCTGCGGCCAATACGCAAAAAACTGCTGCCCAAAAAACAAAAGGCTCCAGCTCCTCTGCTCCAAAGCCAAGCGTTAATGGCGGAAGCGCAATTAGCATTGTTACAACAGCAGGTAATAAATATATCGGTAATTCTGTTTATGTGTTTGGCGGCGGCAGAAATGCTTATGATATCGCAAATGGAAGATTTGATTGCTCAGGCTTTGTACACTGGTCATTCTCCCAAGCAGGGATCAGTGTCGGAGCAAGCACAGATTCTCTTAAATTTGCCGGACGCCAGGTTTCAGCAAGCGAGATGAGAGCGGGAGACCTTGTTTTCTTTGATACCTACAAGAGGGACGGCCATGTAGGCATTTACCTTGGCGGCGGTAAATTTATCGGTTCCCAAAGCTCTACGGGTGTTGCGATTGCAAATATGTCCAGCGGCTATTGGAAAACTACATTTAACGGCCGTGTTGTACGCGTTATAGAATAG
- a CDS encoding FadR/GntR family transcriptional regulator produces MNVKKISTRKISEIAAEQIEDMIAKGSFKPGDKLPSVRELCELFGVGRSAVRDALTSLQGKGIVQVKQGEGTYITRFDSSKLFINPHLHPDIKDIQELFQARKMVETGLAEMAAANRSDKDLAMMKTLISDAAIHGWEEDYQFHMAIARAAGNDILIQFVQFISETLKKSMIDFHHYLETRADIARKIEEQHLEIYLSIENKQPDQAHKNMVDHLELVEKLLQMSILQEQ; encoded by the coding sequence ATGAATGTGAAAAAGATTTCAACACGCAAAATTTCTGAGATTGCTGCTGAGCAAATTGAAGATATGATTGCCAAAGGATCCTTTAAACCTGGGGATAAGCTTCCTTCAGTAAGAGAGCTGTGCGAATTATTCGGTGTCGGACGGTCAGCTGTCAGAGACGCCCTAACCTCTTTGCAGGGCAAAGGAATTGTGCAGGTTAAGCAGGGGGAAGGCACTTATATAACCAGGTTTGATTCTTCTAAGCTGTTTATCAATCCGCATTTGCATCCGGACATAAAAGACATCCAGGAGTTGTTCCAGGCAAGAAAAATGGTGGAAACAGGGCTTGCTGAAATGGCAGCTGCAAATCGGTCGGATAAGGATTTGGCAATGATGAAGACGCTGATTTCCGATGCAGCCATACATGGATGGGAGGAGGATTACCAGTTTCATATGGCGATTGCCCGTGCAGCAGGTAATGATATCCTTATCCAATTTGTGCAGTTCATTTCTGAAACATTGAAAAAGTCCATGATTGATTTTCACCATTACCTTGAAACACGGGCTGACATTGCGAGAAAAATTGAGGAACAGCATTTGGAAATCTATTTGTCTATTGAAAATAAGCAGCCCGATCAGGCACATAAAAACATGGTTGACCATTTAGAATTGGTTGAGAAACTATTGCAGATGAGTATCCTTCAGGAGCAATGA
- a CDS encoding FAD-binding oxidoreductase — protein MIAAESISELKASLREDQISKNEALSPFGNSGDMVVFPETEEEIAAVLKHSDSNGLTINIMGGGTKRGFGGLTEKTDILLSLEKYTGIVEHTPGDMTLTVKAGTRFKDLQDYLAQHNQKISLDPYWPENATIGGIIAANESGPKRLGYGSARDAVIGLRTVYPDGKVIRSGGRVVKNVAGYDMNKLFIGAMGTLGVISEITLKLRPIPKCESLVLVLFPQGNLEGIKAFAVKVLDSMIEPVSLELLNPALSDKLAGIKAYTIAMGFEDVESSVRYQEEFVRNMLPDDAKLFINPKEKADLFWHRFYRHIPNGLDGELPIQTEAILKIGTVNLEALNLLKEAELLQDRFNVEIESHGGLGHGLSQVTIRGAESDVANAAAHVRQIAEKAGGYAIIKHLPLNLRKQVEIWGNKPSYFFLLQGIKTKVDPNKTLNPNRFIGGI, from the coding sequence TTGATTGCAGCAGAATCAATAAGTGAGTTAAAGGCTTCTTTAAGAGAAGACCAGATTAGTAAAAATGAAGCTTTAAGCCCATTTGGCAATTCCGGAGATATGGTTGTTTTTCCGGAAACAGAAGAGGAAATTGCAGCTGTACTTAAGCATTCAGATTCGAATGGTTTAACCATCAACATTATGGGCGGAGGCACAAAGCGGGGATTCGGTGGCTTAACCGAAAAAACGGATATTCTTCTATCGCTTGAAAAATATACAGGGATTGTGGAACACACGCCCGGTGATATGACGTTAACGGTAAAAGCTGGAACTCGCTTTAAAGATCTTCAGGATTATCTCGCACAGCATAATCAAAAAATATCACTCGATCCTTATTGGCCTGAAAATGCCACAATAGGCGGGATCATTGCAGCAAATGAAAGCGGACCCAAAAGATTGGGCTACGGTTCAGCCCGTGATGCAGTCATTGGTTTAAGGACTGTATACCCTGATGGAAAAGTAATCCGATCCGGTGGAAGAGTCGTAAAAAATGTGGCCGGCTATGATATGAATAAACTATTTATTGGGGCGATGGGCACACTTGGTGTCATTTCTGAGATCACCTTAAAGCTTCGCCCTATACCTAAGTGCGAGAGCCTGGTTCTTGTTTTGTTTCCACAAGGAAACCTGGAGGGAATTAAAGCTTTTGCAGTGAAGGTTTTGGATTCTATGATTGAACCTGTCTCACTTGAACTCCTGAATCCGGCACTTTCTGATAAGCTAGCCGGAATAAAGGCCTACACTATAGCGATGGGTTTTGAAGATGTGGAAAGCTCTGTCCGCTATCAGGAAGAATTCGTGAGGAATATGCTGCCTGATGATGCGAAATTGTTTATAAATCCAAAGGAAAAAGCCGATTTGTTTTGGCACCGGTTTTACAGGCACATCCCCAATGGATTGGATGGGGAATTGCCAATCCAAACCGAAGCCATCCTTAAAATTGGAACTGTAAATCTTGAAGCGTTGAACTTGTTAAAGGAAGCGGAACTGCTGCAGGACCGATTTAATGTTGAGATCGAGTCGCATGGAGGACTTGGCCACGGATTGAGTCAAGTAACCATCAGAGGTGCAGAATCTGATGTCGCCAATGCCGCTGCCCATGTAAGGCAAATCGCTGAAAAAGCCGGCGGCTATGCGATTATCAAGCATTTGCCATTGAATCTTCGGAAACAAGTCGAGATATGGGGCAATAAACCGTCTTATTTCTTTTTGCTGCAGGGCATTAAAACAAAGGTTGATCCAAATAAAACATTAAATCCAAACAGATTTATAGGAGGGATTTAA